The Aerococcaceae bacterium DSM 111021 genome includes a region encoding these proteins:
- the atpD gene encoding F0F1 ATP synthase subunit beta: MRIGKVEQVIGPVVDVRFPKDDGVPHIQNALVIIPNVTEETVTEEDLNRDDVTVVEVSLDLGEGTVRTIAMNATEGLSRDMVVVDTGSTIQVPVGKEVLGRVFNVLGQTIDRRGPLETGYELKSIYNDAPKYEDLESNFEVLETGIKVIDLLAPYLRGGKVGLFGGAGVGKTVLIQELIHNIAQERDGISVFAGVGERSREGNDLIQEMAESGVDKNTALVFGQMNEPPGARMRTVLTGLTMAEYFRDTMKQDVLLFVDNIYRFTQAGSEVSALLGRMPSAVGYQPTLASEMGAMQERIASTVDGAITSIQAVYVPADDYTDPAPATTFAHLDSTTNLDRKLTSQGIYPAVNPLESTSIALSEDIVGNRHYHIATQVQQTLQRYNELQDIIAILGIEELSDEEKVTVTRARRIQLFLSQNFHVAEQFTGVPGSFVTVEETLDGFEGILEGKYDSLPEEAFRNVGAINQVIDKAEELGIDVSQYK, from the coding sequence ATGAGAATTGGAAAAGTAGAACAAGTTATCGGCCCAGTCGTCGATGTTCGATTTCCTAAAGACGATGGTGTCCCTCATATTCAGAATGCTTTAGTGATTATTCCAAATGTCACTGAAGAAACTGTAACCGAAGAGGATTTAAATCGTGATGATGTAACAGTCGTCGAAGTATCATTGGACTTAGGTGAAGGAACTGTTAGAACAATTGCTATGAATGCGACTGAAGGATTAAGTCGTGATATGGTAGTGGTTGATACAGGTTCAACTATCCAAGTTCCTGTTGGAAAAGAAGTTTTAGGACGAGTATTTAATGTGCTTGGTCAGACAATCGATCGCCGTGGTCCATTAGAAACTGGCTATGAGCTGAAAAGTATTTATAATGATGCTCCGAAGTATGAAGATTTAGAAAGTAACTTTGAAGTGTTAGAAACTGGGATTAAAGTTATCGATTTACTTGCACCTTATTTACGAGGTGGGAAAGTCGGACTCTTTGGTGGTGCTGGGGTCGGTAAGACAGTACTTATTCAAGAATTAATCCACAATATCGCACAAGAACGGGACGGGATCTCCGTCTTTGCTGGTGTTGGAGAACGTTCTCGTGAAGGGAATGACTTAATTCAAGAGATGGCTGAGAGTGGTGTTGATAAGAATACTGCCTTAGTGTTTGGTCAAATGAATGAGCCACCTGGAGCCAGAATGAGAACTGTATTAACTGGTTTAACGATGGCAGAATATTTCAGAGATACAATGAAACAAGATGTACTACTATTCGTTGATAATATTTATCGTTTCACTCAAGCGGGTTCTGAGGTATCTGCACTATTAGGACGTATGCCGTCTGCTGTAGGTTACCAACCGACATTAGCAAGTGAAATGGGTGCAATGCAAGAACGTATTGCTTCTACAGTTGATGGTGCGATTACATCGATTCAAGCTGTATATGTGCCAGCGGATGACTATACTGACCCGGCGCCAGCAACTACGTTCGCCCATCTGGATTCAACAACAAACTTAGACCGTAAGTTAACGTCACAAGGTATTTATCCAGCGGTGAACCCATTAGAATCAACATCGATTGCTTTATCTGAAGATATCGTTGGGAATAGACATTATCATATCGCCACACAAGTTCAACAAACATTGCAAAGATATAATGAATTGCAAGATATTATCGCAATTCTTGGTATTGAAGAATTGAGTGATGAAGAGAAAGTGACAGTGACACGTGCACGTCGTATTCAATTATTCTTATCACAAAACTTCCATGTGGCTGAACAGTTTACTGGCGTTCCAGGTTCATTTGTAACCGTTGAGGAAACGTTAGATGGCTTTGAAGGTATCTTAGAAGGTAAATATGACTCTCTACCTGAAGAAGCGTTTAGAAACGTGGGTGCGATTAATCAAGTGATTGATAAAGCAGAAGAATTAGGTATTGATGTTTCCCAATATAAATAA
- the atpC gene encoding ATP synthase F1 subunit epsilon — translation MAKKHELLQVNIYAPEGLIYTHYSRGVVVKTTDGEMTILPNHIPVITSLTVGSIKVSRREESMADNYIAINGGILEMHDNVVEITATYAIRSRDIDEGKALIEKQQAEAELETALSNNDTVAHRRARIALSRAINKINVGAKKF, via the coding sequence TTGGCTAAAAAACACGAACTATTACAAGTTAATATTTATGCTCCTGAAGGATTAATTTATACTCACTACTCACGAGGTGTTGTAGTGAAGACAACAGACGGAGAGATGACGATACTTCCCAATCATATTCCAGTGATCACTTCGTTAACTGTTGGTTCAATTAAAGTGAGCCGACGTGAGGAATCGATGGCGGATAACTATATTGCGATTAATGGTGGTATTCTCGAAATGCATGATAATGTCGTTGAAATTACTGCGACGTATGCGATTCGTTCTAGAGATATTGACGAAGGAAAAGCACTCATTGAGAAGCAACAAGCCGAGGCAGAATTAGAAACCGCCTTATCAAATAATGATACGGTTGCTCACCGTCGTGCTCGAATTGCTTTAAGTCGAGCAATTAATAAGATTAACGTCGGTGCTAAAAAGTTCTAA